One Funiculus sociatus GB2-C1 genomic region harbors:
- a CDS encoding transposase family protein, which translates to MSSSDCVVTISAKVAEMVTVLRPHLERQGRRGGQPKLSVEDQLLVALEYWREYRSQFHIGASWGLHETTVGRIIYKVEDLLIKSGKFRLPSQRQLYQPGWEWNVWVVDVGEMEIERPQKNRSATESGKQKCHTLKAQLLVDYDSRQVICTAVDTGRTHDFKVLKRSRLPFVSSQMCLADRGSSRIRQTASGRVYTHQETTQATVASRRKAA; encoded by the coding sequence GTGAGTTCAAGCGATTGTGTGGTGACCATCTCGGCAAAGGTTGCCGAGATGGTCACGGTGCTACGCCCGCACCTAGAGCGTCAAGGACGGCGTGGAGGACAGCCGAAGCTGAGTGTGGAAGACCAACTGCTGGTGGCATTGGAGTATTGGCGAGAGTATCGGAGTCAGTTTCACATTGGAGCCAGTTGGGGTTTGCACGAGACAACGGTGGGGCGGATTATCTACAAGGTGGAAGACCTGTTGATCAAAAGTGGCAAGTTTCGCTTGCCAAGCCAACGGCAGTTGTATCAACCGGGCTGGGAGTGGAACGTGTGGGTGGTGGATGTGGGCGAGATGGAGATTGAACGCCCCCAAAAAAACAGAAGCGCTACGGAGAGTGGCAAGCAGAAGTGTCATACCTTGAAGGCTCAACTGCTGGTGGACTATGACAGTAGGCAAGTCATTTGTACCGCAGTGGATACGGGCAGAACCCATGACTTTAAGGTACTCAAGCGAAGTCGCTTGCCGTTTGTGAGTTCACAGATGTGTTTAGCTGATCGAGGCTCTTCCCGGATTCGCCAAACTGCATCGGGGCGCGTGTACACCCACCAAGAAACCACGCAAGCAACTGTTGCCAGCAGAAGAAAAGCAGCATAA